Proteins encoded together in one Anaerotignum propionicum DSM 1682 window:
- a CDS encoding prolyl-tRNA synthetase associated domain-containing protein translates to MYDKKEIKKMLDEKGFVYEWVEHEAAFTIEDMVRMGFDKELDVAKNLFLRDGKGENHYLIVVRSDKKVNLKEFGQAFGLSKLSFASEERLMKYLGLKKGAVTPLGVLNDTEKQVRVFFDQDFLEMKIIGVHPNDNTATVYLLIQDLLEIIKENGNQLKVVGIPQ, encoded by the coding sequence GTGTATGATAAAAAGGAAATAAAGAAGATGCTGGATGAAAAAGGATTTGTTTATGAATGGGTAGAACATGAAGCCGCCTTTACCATTGAAGATATGGTTCGTATGGGTTTTGATAAAGAACTTGATGTAGCAAAAAATCTTTTTCTGCGAGATGGTAAAGGAGAAAATCACTATTTGATTGTAGTGCGTTCTGATAAAAAGGTAAATCTAAAGGAATTTGGACAGGCATTTGGTTTGTCTAAGCTTTCTTTTGCATCGGAAGAACGTTTGATGAAGTACTTGGGATTGAAAAAGGGTGCAGTAACCCCCCTAGGCGTTTTGAATGATACGGAAAAACAAGTAAGGGTGTTCTTTGATCAGGATTTTTTGGAAATGAAGATAATTGGTGTTCATCCTAATGATAATACTGCAACGGTTTATTTGCTAATCCAAGACCTTTTGGAAATAATAAAAGAGAATGGAAATCAGTTAAAGGTAGTTGGGATTCCCCAATAA
- the miaB gene encoding tRNA (N6-isopentenyl adenosine(37)-C2)-methylthiotransferase MiaB — MKDTRKDIAVDETELLRQLDYMQGIRKINDAFETETGKKKKFFSLAMGCQMNAHDSEKLEGMLDKMGYERTDEETDADFIIYNTCCVRENAEQKVYGKLGWLKHYKKDKPDTVIALCGCMMQQDSVIKTLRQKYRHVDIVFGTYNLYKLPELMNTRMESGDTIYDIWQEQEEIVEDLPSIRHFPYKAAVNIMFGCNNFCTYCIVPYVRGRERSREAEDIIAEVKKLAADGVKEIMLLGQNVNSYGKNLSEPVSFAKLLRMVNDVEGIERIRFMTSHPKDLSDELIEAMKDCPKVCKSLHLPVQAGSSEILRRMNRNYTKESYLETVGKIKEAMPDITLSTDIIVGFPGETEEDFQETLDVIRKVGYTTAYTFIYSKRTGTPAATMDNQVDEDLIKDRFDRMLNVLNPMIHELNEKMVGKIVHVLVEEPSKSNKDVLTGRADNYALVHFEGSKDLIGQIVPVRIIENKTFYFIAERVNGD; from the coding sequence ATGAAGGATACAAGAAAAGATATAGCTGTTGATGAAACAGAACTGTTACGACAGCTGGATTATATGCAGGGCATTCGAAAGATCAACGATGCCTTTGAAACGGAAACAGGAAAAAAGAAGAAATTTTTTAGTCTGGCTATGGGATGTCAGATGAATGCCCATGACTCGGAAAAGCTAGAAGGCATGCTTGATAAAATGGGTTATGAGCGAACAGACGAAGAAACAGATGCAGATTTTATTATCTACAATACATGCTGTGTACGTGAAAATGCGGAGCAAAAGGTATATGGTAAATTAGGCTGGCTGAAACATTATAAAAAGGACAAGCCTGACACTGTTATTGCGTTATGCGGTTGCATGATGCAGCAAGATAGTGTGATTAAGACATTAAGACAAAAGTATCGTCATGTTGATATTGTTTTTGGAACATACAATCTTTATAAATTGCCTGAATTGATGAATACCCGCATGGAAAGCGGCGATACCATTTATGATATTTGGCAAGAGCAAGAGGAGATAGTAGAGGATTTGCCTAGCATTAGACATTTCCCATACAAAGCAGCTGTCAATATTATGTTTGGTTGCAATAATTTTTGTACCTATTGCATCGTGCCTTATGTGCGGGGAAGAGAGAGAAGCCGTGAGGCAGAGGATATTATAGCTGAGGTGAAAAAGCTTGCCGCAGATGGCGTAAAAGAAATTATGCTTTTGGGCCAAAATGTAAACTCATACGGAAAGAATTTGAGTGAACCTGTTAGCTTTGCAAAACTTTTGCGTATGGTAAATGATGTGGAGGGAATAGAGAGAATTCGTTTTATGACCTCTCATCCTAAGGATTTATCTGATGAGTTGATTGAAGCTATGAAAGATTGTCCGAAGGTTTGTAAAAGCTTGCATTTGCCTGTACAGGCGGGCAGTAGTGAAATTTTGCGCCGAATGAACCGTAACTATACCAAGGAATCCTATTTAGAAACAGTGGGAAAGATAAAAGAGGCAATGCCTGATATTACTTTAAGCACTGATATTATCGTAGGATTTCCTGGGGAAACAGAAGAAGATTTCCAAGAAACATTGGATGTTATTCGCAAAGTAGGTTATACCACGGCGTATACCTTCATTTACTCCAAGCGCACAGGAACCCCTGCGGCAACTATGGACAATCAGGTGGATGAGGACTTAATTAAGGATCGCTTTGACCGTATGTTAAACGTTTTAAACCCTATGATTCATGAATTAAATGAAAAAATGGTGGGGAAAATCGTTCATGTGCTGGTGGAAGAACCCAGTAAGTCCAATAAAGATGTATTAACGGGCAGAGCAGACAATTATGCTCTGGTTCATTTTGAAGGCAGTAAAGATTTAATCGGGCAAATTGTTCCCGTTCGGATCATTGAAAATAAAACATTCTATTTTATTGCAGAAAGGGTTAATGGTGACTAA
- a CDS encoding YlbF family regulator, with amino-acid sequence MTSVYELARNLGEELKKTPQVETLLAAKKAYEESPEIATAVEEYTKLHQEFEAKMQAGGISAEEQKAFSEDMAKRGEEIRNNKIASELFAAEMNFNNFMNSIFTIVTSTLTGEDPAQSGCSPSSCASCGGGCH; translated from the coding sequence ATGACATCTGTTTATGAATTGGCGAGAAACTTGGGCGAAGAATTAAAGAAGACTCCCCAAGTTGAAACTTTGCTAGCAGCAAAAAAGGCGTATGAGGAAAGCCCTGAAATCGCAACAGCAGTAGAGGAATATACAAAGCTGCATCAGGAATTTGAGGCGAAAATGCAGGCTGGTGGTATTTCCGCAGAAGAGCAAAAGGCTTTCTCCGAAGATATGGCAAAAAGAGGCGAAGAAATCAGAAACAATAAAATTGCATCTGAATTATTTGCCGCAGAAATGAACTTTAATAACTTTATGAATTCTATATTTACAATTGTAACTTCTACTTTGACAGGCGAAGATCCTGCACAGAGCGGATGCAGCCCTAGCTCTTGCGCTTCTTGCGGCGGCGGCTGCCACTAA
- the mutS gene encoding DNA mismatch repair protein MutS, whose protein sequence is MAKITPMMQQYFEIKENYKHCLLFFRLGDFYEMFFEDAVIASKELEITLTGKDWGQEERAPMCGVPFHSADGYIARLVEKGYKVAICEQVEDPKLAKGIVKRDVVRVITPGTVLDNAVLDERKNNYILAVYSSGAGYGIAACDVSTGEFQTTEFTSIQAANKILDEIARFAPAEVICNESFLNNPLCNEIKDRFYYFLNDIDNRMFDFATAKDTILKHFQVKTLDGYGLSKKPSAVAAAGGLLWYLLETQKNELNHISTVKYYTTGDFMLLDVSSRRNLELTETMREKNRKGSLLWVLDKTQTAMGARLLRKWIEQPLLSAGEIHKRLDGVEELFGDLFLREEIKDILHSMYDFERIMSRVIFQNANARDLAALKNSIENLPLLKNILARCKSPYLAEICEKLDPLENIHTLIAQAIVEDPPFSVREGGMIKPGFHSELDTFAQAKEKGTTWIHQMEEEEKEKTGIKNLKIRFNKVFGYYIEVTRSNMKEVPQHYIRKQTLANCERYITPELNELAELILGAEEKITALEYQIFTEIRNAVAAEVERIQYCAYMVSVVDALQSFAEVAQNMNYVKPVVDEGDVITVTGGRHPVVEKMTKGQFIPNDIYLDQEETRLAIITGPNMAGKSTYMRQTALIVLMAQIGSFVPADAAHIGIVDRIFTRVGASDDLSAGQSTFMVEMSEVANILNNATSKSLLILDEIGRGTSTFDGLSIAWAVLEYIADEKQIGAKTLFATHYHELSELEGKLPGVKNYCIAVQEMGEDIIFLRKIKRGGADHSYGVQVARLAGLPTKVIRRSGQILKQLNAADITKKAKKIAVEAQEQAEDLAKQIDMFSVKENQMIDEISKLDVMAMTPIEALQTLFELHKKAKGL, encoded by the coding sequence ATGGCAAAAATCACGCCTATGATGCAGCAATACTTTGAGATTAAAGAAAATTATAAGCATTGCCTGCTATTTTTTCGCTTAGGTGATTTTTATGAAATGTTTTTCGAAGATGCGGTGATCGCCTCGAAGGAATTGGAAATTACCCTTACGGGGAAGGACTGGGGGCAGGAAGAACGGGCACCTATGTGTGGTGTTCCGTTCCATTCTGCCGATGGATATATAGCCAGATTGGTGGAGAAGGGGTACAAGGTTGCCATTTGTGAACAAGTTGAAGACCCGAAATTGGCAAAAGGCATTGTAAAACGAGATGTTGTACGGGTAATTACCCCGGGAACTGTTTTAGATAATGCTGTTTTGGATGAACGGAAAAACAACTATATTCTTGCAGTGTATAGCAGTGGTGCAGGTTATGGCATTGCCGCCTGCGATGTGAGCACAGGAGAATTTCAAACCACGGAGTTTACAAGCATACAAGCGGCGAACAAAATTTTGGATGAAATTGCACGTTTTGCCCCTGCGGAGGTTATTTGCAATGAGTCCTTTTTAAATAACCCTTTGTGCAATGAAATCAAGGATCGGTTTTATTATTTTTTAAATGATATTGACAATCGGATGTTTGATTTTGCTACGGCGAAAGACACCATTTTGAAGCATTTTCAAGTAAAAACCTTGGATGGATACGGTTTGAGTAAGAAACCTTCAGCCGTTGCGGCAGCAGGGGGCTTGCTTTGGTATCTCTTAGAGACCCAGAAGAACGAATTGAACCATATTTCAACGGTAAAATATTATACCACTGGGGATTTTATGCTTTTGGATGTTTCCAGTCGACGAAATTTAGAACTAACAGAAACTATGCGGGAAAAAAACAGAAAGGGTTCTTTATTATGGGTTCTGGACAAAACCCAGACTGCCATGGGGGCAAGATTGCTTCGTAAATGGATTGAACAGCCCTTGCTATCCGCAGGAGAAATTCATAAGAGGTTGGATGGCGTGGAAGAGCTTTTTGGAGACTTATTTCTAAGGGAAGAAATCAAGGACATTTTACACTCCATGTATGATTTTGAGCGCATTATGAGCCGCGTGATTTTTCAAAATGCAAACGCCAGAGATTTGGCGGCATTAAAGAATTCCATTGAAAATCTGCCCCTATTAAAAAATATATTAGCAAGGTGTAAAAGTCCTTATTTGGCGGAGATTTGTGAGAAACTTGACCCTCTGGAAAATATACATACCTTAATCGCCCAAGCGATTGTGGAAGACCCTCCTTTTTCTGTAAGAGAGGGTGGTATGATTAAGCCGGGTTTCCACAGTGAGTTGGATACTTTTGCCCAAGCGAAGGAAAAAGGAACCACTTGGATTCACCAAATGGAAGAAGAGGAGAAAGAAAAAACAGGCATTAAAAACCTAAAAATTCGATTCAATAAGGTTTTTGGTTATTATATAGAAGTCACAAGATCAAACATGAAAGAGGTTCCTCAGCATTATATTCGCAAGCAAACCCTAGCAAACTGCGAACGTTACATAACGCCGGAGCTGAACGAATTGGCTGAATTGATTTTAGGTGCAGAGGAAAAAATTACTGCCTTGGAATATCAGATATTTACAGAAATTAGAAATGCGGTGGCGGCAGAGGTTGAGCGCATACAATACTGCGCTTATATGGTATCTGTGGTAGATGCCCTTCAATCCTTTGCTGAAGTTGCCCAGAATATGAATTATGTAAAGCCTGTTGTTGACGAGGGGGATGTTATCACTGTTACTGGTGGGCGCCACCCCGTTGTAGAAAAGATGACCAAGGGGCAATTTATTCCCAATGACATCTATTTAGATCAGGAAGAAACAAGATTGGCAATTATTACAGGCCCCAACATGGCAGGTAAGTCAACATATATGCGTCAAACAGCGTTAATTGTTTTGATGGCGCAAATTGGCAGTTTTGTTCCTGCGGATGCCGCTCATATTGGAATAGTAGACCGTATTTTTACTAGAGTTGGCGCGTCCGATGATTTGAGTGCAGGGCAAAGTACCTTTATGGTAGAAATGTCCGAGGTTGCAAATATTTTAAATAATGCTACGTCAAAAAGCCTCTTGATTTTAGATGAAATTGGGCGAGGAACCAGCACCTTTGATGGATTAAGCATTGCTTGGGCGGTTTTGGAATACATCGCTGATGAGAAGCAAATTGGGGCAAAAACCCTATTTGCCACCCATTATCATGAGCTTTCGGAACTGGAAGGAAAGCTTCCCGGTGTGAAGAATTATTGCATTGCCGTGCAGGAAATGGGTGAGGATATTATCTTCCTCCGTAAAATAAAGCGGGGCGGGGCAGACCATAGCTATGGTGTGCAGGTTGCAAGGCTTGCAGGCCTTCCGACAAAGGTAATCCGTCGCAGTGGGCAGATATTAAAACAGCTGAATGCTGCGGATATAACGAAGAAAGCAAAGAAAATTGCAGTTGAAGCTCAAGAACAGGCAGAGGATTTGGCAAAGCAAATAGATATGTTTTCTGTAAAAGAAAATCAAATGATAGACGAAATTTCCAAGCTGGATGTTATGGCAATGACACCCATTGAAGCATTGCAGACCCTTTTTGAATTACATAAAAAGGCAAAGGGACTGTAA
- the mutL gene encoding DNA mismatch repair endonuclease MutL has protein sequence MQSIRILDTKTINKIAAGEVVEGPKSVVKELVENAIDAGATAVTVEIKEGGISYIRIMDNGCGIPKEQVKTAFLRHATSKMSEIEDLEHIFTLGFRGEALASIAGVAQVEMLTKTRDEETGTSIEISGGEIKNIQDTSCTEGTTITVKNLFYNVPARRKFLKKPATESGFVSDLMNKLALGHPEVSFRFINNDTTMLHTAGNGDLKASVFYVYGKEAANSMVPLEYKKGEYALSGLIGKPELSRGNRNYENLFINGRFIKNKVVATAVEDAYKTRLLIGKFPIFVLNFQMNPSQVDVNVHPAKLEVRFKNDDEIYEFFHDAVSKTLDQLVLIPQVGWDKAPAVKTAEKHIEIEQQKIEDIPVYKSLPSSFTQDRAASGGMGKSVDQLLNRQQGTQNQVRQSAEAFLIDPVIVRENVEITKTQQKPLVNQISNPQILNNQVGERVVEPKVEPFFKQYKMIGQIFQTYWMIEQGECLYLIDQHAAHERILFEEFMNRFKEENMVSQKLLLPQMLNLTPSEIEVLRENQSLLEGFGFEFETFGQNQYALKAVPYLLKEPSGAGFFTEILDSLSEQKIRSVYDMKLLAVATMACKAAVKGHDRLSFQEAEAMIGRLLKLENPFTCPHGRPTIIEMTKYELEKKFKRIQN, from the coding sequence TTGCAATCAATCAGAATTTTAGACACAAAAACCATCAATAAAATTGCCGCCGGAGAGGTTGTGGAAGGACCAAAATCTGTTGTAAAGGAATTAGTGGAAAATGCCATTGATGCCGGAGCTACCGCTGTAACCGTAGAAATAAAAGAAGGCGGGATTTCCTATATTCGTATTATGGATAATGGATGCGGTATACCCAAGGAGCAGGTGAAAACGGCTTTTTTGCGCCATGCCACAAGCAAAATGAGTGAAATTGAAGATTTAGAGCATATTTTCACATTGGGTTTTCGTGGAGAAGCCTTGGCCAGCATTGCCGGAGTTGCCCAGGTTGAAATGCTGACAAAAACGAGAGATGAAGAGACGGGTACATCTATTGAAATCAGCGGAGGGGAAATCAAGAATATACAAGATACCTCCTGTACAGAAGGAACCACCATAACTGTTAAGAATTTATTTTACAATGTTCCTGCCAGGCGAAAATTTTTGAAAAAGCCGGCAACGGAAAGTGGATTTGTTTCAGACCTGATGAATAAATTGGCTTTAGGGCATCCAGAAGTATCCTTCCGCTTTATTAATAACGATACAACTATGCTGCATACAGCAGGAAATGGTGATCTTAAGGCTTCGGTTTTTTATGTATATGGCAAGGAAGCCGCCAACAGTATGGTTCCCTTAGAATATAAAAAAGGTGAGTATGCTCTTTCAGGATTAATTGGTAAGCCTGAACTTTCAAGGGGAAACCGAAATTATGAGAATTTGTTTATTAATGGTCGCTTCATTAAAAACAAGGTGGTTGCAACAGCGGTAGAGGATGCCTACAAAACACGCTTGTTAATTGGTAAGTTTCCAATTTTTGTGTTAAATTTTCAAATGAACCCTAGTCAGGTAGATGTTAATGTACACCCTGCAAAGCTTGAGGTGCGTTTCAAAAATGATGACGAAATTTATGAATTTTTTCATGATGCCGTTTCCAAAACCTTAGACCAGTTGGTTTTAATCCCCCAAGTTGGCTGGGATAAAGCTCCTGCAGTGAAAACGGCGGAAAAACACATAGAGATAGAACAGCAAAAGATTGAAGACATACCTGTGTATAAAAGTTTGCCAAGCTCTTTTACACAAGACAGAGCAGCCTCAGGAGGAATGGGAAAGAGCGTTGACCAACTGCTGAATAGGCAGCAAGGCACTCAAAATCAGGTGCGACAAAGTGCAGAGGCGTTTTTGATTGACCCTGTAATTGTAAGAGAAAATGTGGAAATAACTAAAACCCAACAGAAGCCCCTTGTGAATCAAATTTCCAATCCCCAAATTCTTAATAATCAGGTGGGGGAAAGGGTTGTAGAACCTAAAGTTGAGCCGTTTTTTAAGCAATATAAAATGATTGGGCAGATTTTTCAGACCTACTGGATGATTGAGCAGGGAGAGTGTCTTTATTTGATAGACCAGCATGCTGCCCATGAACGTATTTTGTTTGAGGAATTCATGAACCGTTTCAAAGAGGAAAATATGGTTTCTCAAAAACTTTTGCTTCCCCAAATGTTGAATTTAACTCCATCTGAAATTGAAGTTTTAAGGGAAAATCAATCCCTTTTAGAAGGGTTTGGGTTTGAATTTGAAACCTTTGGGCAAAATCAATATGCCCTGAAGGCTGTGCCTTATTTGCTAAAAGAACCTAGCGGAGCAGGGTTTTTTACAGAAATTTTGGATAGTCTTTCGGAGCAAAAAATTCGTTCCGTATACGATATGAAGTTGTTGGCTGTGGCAACAATGGCTTGTAAAGCAGCAGTAAAAGGCCACGATCGTCTGAGTTTTCAGGAAGCAGAGGCTATGATTGGAAGGCTGTTAAAACTGGAAAATCCCTTTACCTGCCCCCACGGACGACCAACAATTATTGAAATGACAAAGTATGAACTGGAGAAAAAATTCAAGCGAATCCAGAATTAA
- the miaA gene encoding tRNA (adenosine(37)-N6)-dimethylallyltransferase MiaA, translating into MKKPLVMVGGPTACGKTAMSIELAKRINGEVISGDSMQIYRYMDIGTAKVTEEEKQGIPHYLVDELNPDEEYNVMIFQQKAKNYMNEIWAKGKVPIIVGGTGFYMNALLNDTDFTETENDTSFREECYKQAQSEGAEVLFERLKKIDPEYAQTIHANNVKRVARALEYHFLTGEKFSQHNAEQKEKESPYQAAVIILTMEREKLYQRINHRVDLMMEQGLLAEVKDLLEKGYSSDLVSMQGLGYKEFMPYFRGECSLDDAVEQLKKGTRHFAKRQLTWFRRQIDGLWVDLSKADFDLAMTDVMEYLKERKILEE; encoded by the coding sequence ATGAAAAAACCTTTGGTAATGGTTGGAGGCCCTACCGCCTGCGGAAAAACTGCCATGTCCATAGAATTGGCAAAACGAATCAACGGAGAGGTGATTTCCGGGGATTCCATGCAGATATACCGCTATATGGACATTGGAACTGCCAAGGTAACAGAGGAAGAAAAACAAGGCATTCCTCACTATTTGGTAGATGAACTGAATCCCGATGAGGAATATAACGTAATGATTTTTCAGCAAAAAGCAAAAAACTATATGAATGAAATTTGGGCAAAGGGCAAAGTACCTATCATAGTAGGCGGTACAGGTTTTTATATGAATGCTTTGCTGAATGATACTGATTTTACAGAAACGGAAAATGACACATCTTTTCGTGAAGAATGTTACAAACAAGCCCAGAGTGAAGGGGCTGAAGTTTTATTTGAAAGACTAAAAAAGATTGACCCAGAATATGCCCAGACTATCCATGCAAACAATGTGAAACGTGTTGCCCGAGCTTTGGAATACCATTTCCTAACTGGTGAAAAATTCTCCCAGCATAATGCTGAGCAAAAGGAGAAAGAAAGCCCATATCAAGCCGCTGTTATCATTTTAACCATGGAGAGAGAGAAGCTTTATCAACGGATTAATCATAGGGTTGATTTGATGATGGAGCAAGGTTTGTTGGCTGAGGTGAAGGACTTGTTAGAAAAGGGCTACTCATCGGATTTGGTTTCCATGCAAGGGCTGGGATACAAGGAATTCATGCCTTATTTTCGGGGAGAATGCAGCTTAGATGATGCAGTTGAGCAGTTAAAAAAGGGTACACGGCATTTTGCAAAACGTCAATTGACTTGGTTCCGTCGTCAGATTGATGGATTATGGGTGGATTTATCTAAGGCTGATTTCGATTTGGCTATGACCGATGTAATGGAATATTTGAAGGAAAGAAAAATTCTGGAAGAATAA
- a CDS encoding putative ABC transporter permease: protein MMTTEIFGFTIFDLYFYFMIYSFLGWALESAYVSASNKTWTNRGFISGPLCPIYGTGATLVIVALTPFKNNLLLMFLGGVFIATVVEYVIALLLEKIFHATWWDYSQMRFQLQGRICLRRSLEWGALTVVMMHLIQPPIQRFVAWIPRAGGEFVGVLLLMYLMADASVTIMKIFQLKEKIARIEEAGLGLREKMETINLFEAKKELLDYLEGLPIAEAMNNLKTRLEEQNGQLMKLRTEERLRFEFFLSEMKDKLEKRERILKKNTLTERRIAKAFPRLYFKNYNEAFATLKEELLKKKKNK, encoded by the coding sequence ATGATGACTACGGAAATATTTGGGTTTACAATTTTTGATCTTTATTTCTATTTTATGATATATAGCTTTCTTGGTTGGGCATTAGAGTCTGCATATGTTTCTGCCTCCAATAAAACTTGGACAAACCGTGGGTTTATCAGTGGCCCTCTTTGCCCCATTTATGGAACAGGAGCAACATTGGTAATTGTGGCTCTAACACCTTTTAAGAATAACCTTTTGCTGATGTTTTTAGGCGGCGTATTTATTGCAACGGTTGTTGAATATGTAATTGCTTTATTGCTGGAGAAAATTTTTCATGCCACATGGTGGGATTACAGCCAAATGCGATTTCAGTTGCAAGGTAGAATTTGTTTAAGGCGATCTTTGGAATGGGGTGCACTTACGGTTGTAATGATGCACTTAATTCAACCTCCAATTCAGCGTTTTGTAGCATGGATTCCTCGTGCTGGCGGAGAATTTGTTGGGGTGTTGCTACTGATGTATCTCATGGCAGATGCTAGTGTTACGATAATGAAGATATTCCAACTAAAGGAAAAAATTGCAAGGATAGAGGAAGCTGGGCTTGGTTTGCGTGAAAAGATGGAAACAATCAACTTATTTGAAGCCAAAAAAGAACTTTTGGATTATCTGGAAGGCTTGCCAATTGCAGAAGCTATGAACAATCTGAAGACAAGGCTTGAGGAGCAAAATGGTCAGTTAATGAAACTAAGAACGGAAGAGCGACTGAGATTTGAATTTTTTCTGTCCGAAATGAAAGATAAGCTTGAAAAGCGTGAAAGGATTTTAAAGAAGAACACCTTAACAGAACGACGTATTGCAAAGGCATTTCCTCGCTTATATTTTAAAAACTACAACGAGGCCTTTGCCACATTAAAAGAAGAGCTTTTGAAAAAAAAGAAGAATAAGTGA
- a CDS encoding D-alanyl-D-alanine carboxypeptidase family protein, with protein sequence MKKQFAKKIALLMAITLCLGTASCGKKEEPKTENPEKNVQNVESTDQAATPETPALQTAFLQANNAPTITAGTAILVEQSTGTILFDKNAKDKMYPASMTKMVTALVVMDYFKAEELITVGTEINEVSLDSSKAGHVNGETLTVKNLIRGLIIPSGNDSANVLATAVAKKVKNNQSLSFAECQDIFAGLMNDKAKALGAVNTHFTNAHGYHDENHYSCAYDMALFGRAYLANSTLAEIANEKSFSGNGADNMFAQNKEKKTQDYSWKSHNLLITSNEYNYSYASGIKTGFTNEAGDCVSAAAMKDGVTLIAIIFNSPDPARWLDAKSLFEYGFNGYEKVELGKAAAVVEAVPLVKHKRLEGDTLDVVFHQDVVAYLPTGEASKVTKTMEYEQEYLAESKDNVVKLKAPIKKDAKVGTASFQIGGKTVLTEPVFAGREVSKGTIWSSIHYFFKNFTSVVFSVKGLIGLGVIVAVGALIFLGARFIGGRRRRSARGYSFRQPISRRGNRRGKRRF encoded by the coding sequence ATGAAAAAGCAATTTGCAAAAAAAATCGCCTTGCTTATGGCGATAACCTTATGTTTGGGTACTGCCTCATGTGGAAAAAAGGAGGAGCCAAAAACTGAAAATCCAGAAAAAAATGTGCAGAATGTAGAGTCCACGGATCAAGCTGCTACTCCTGAAACACCGGCGCTGCAAACAGCCTTTTTACAGGCAAATAATGCGCCTACGATTACCGCAGGAACTGCGATTTTGGTGGAGCAATCCACAGGGACAATTCTGTTTGACAAAAATGCCAAGGATAAAATGTATCCCGCAAGTATGACAAAGATGGTAACTGCCCTGGTGGTTATGGATTATTTTAAAGCGGAAGAGCTGATTACCGTAGGCACTGAGATTAATGAGGTATCCCTTGATTCCAGCAAAGCGGGTCATGTGAATGGTGAAACCTTGACAGTGAAAAACTTAATTCGAGGTTTAATCATTCCATCAGGAAATGATTCTGCCAATGTTTTAGCCACTGCAGTTGCAAAAAAAGTAAAAAATAATCAGAGCTTATCTTTTGCGGAATGTCAGGATATTTTTGCAGGCCTTATGAATGACAAAGCCAAGGCTTTGGGTGCAGTGAATACTCATTTTACCAATGCCCATGGTTATCACGATGAAAATCATTATAGCTGTGCTTATGATATGGCATTGTTTGGACGGGCGTATCTTGCAAACAGTACCCTTGCGGAAATAGCTAATGAAAAGAGCTTTTCCGGAAATGGTGCAGATAATATGTTTGCCCAGAACAAAGAAAAGAAGACGCAAGATTATTCATGGAAAAGCCATAACCTATTAATAACAAGCAATGAATATAACTATAGCTATGCATCAGGTATTAAAACAGGTTTTACCAACGAAGCAGGTGACTGTGTATCCGCAGCGGCGATGAAAGATGGTGTTACTTTAATTGCCATTATCTTTAATTCTCCTGATCCTGCAAGATGGTTGGATGCAAAGAGCTTATTTGAATATGGTTTTAATGGATATGAAAAAGTAGAGCTTGGAAAGGCTGCAGCTGTGGTTGAGGCTGTTCCGTTGGTGAAGCATAAACGTTTAGAAGGTGATACCCTTGATGTTGTTTTCCATCAGGATGTTGTAGCTTATCTTCCTACTGGTGAAGCTTCAAAAGTAACAAAGACCATGGAATATGAGCAGGAATATTTAGCTGAGAGCAAGGATAACGTGGTAAAATTAAAAGCCCCCATTAAAAAGGATGCGAAAGTAGGAACGGCTTCCTTCCAAATTGGCGGTAAAACAGTACTGACAGAGCCTGTTTTTGCAGGCCGTGAAGTATCTAAGGGCACCATTTGGAGCAGTATTCATTATTTCTTCAAGAACTTTACCTCTGTTGTGTTCTCCGTGAAGGGTTTGATTGGTTTAGGTGTCATTGTTGCTGTGGGGGCATTGATTTTCTTAGGTGCTCGTTTCATTGGAGGCCGCAGAAGAAGGTCAGCAAGGGGATATTCTTTCCGCCAGCCTATTTCCCGCAGGGGCAATAGAAGAGGAAAAAGGAGATTCTAA